Proteins encoded in a region of the Fusarium keratoplasticum isolate Fu6.1 chromosome 13, whole genome shotgun sequence genome:
- a CDS encoding Cutinase transcription factor 1 beta-like protein produces the protein MLGRGIKAVPIEESRSPEYSAQESYPSTAETQTNSPIVKTVSNPSPEELAVAAAGATSLNIMDNETHLSHLSHDPAGPDQVPAEDDSTEETIEEMTEDPMGLEKLLELNMENSIRAALGEVYDSRIFGFLASVQVPFSYYPFVDFACLGALPSTDVAFLESQGSLHLPARILLDEFMQHYFLHIHPVLPLIDEGDFWAAYQQRLGGFSTTTLSLPVLHAMLFASCTFVCDTTVMRLGYSDIRSMRASFFRRAKLLLDFGADSSHLSSAQAALLLSFSSMSAKKKVDTSWLTSAIENARLADAPQYSATSVSVDITQKRLLKRVWWCCIIRDRSLSLLMRRPILITKDDFDFTANRLELCDFEDEFERSKVYNAATKKTLARILIRTVDLFVALTDTLALVFSCDCTKAMSPARSAEVSKCVHQGKQHLHRWYTDTSKELPEQVFVTMATTSSLVEPETPHDSIQLYMNLMFMYYHTARIILCNFEVLHHCVSQRSTGISQSSLPVIYKNLHDLQDATCGLSSCHSTLVERDLVQWLPNSAVGCTVLPLILNIIDDKCCESAFQFQSRLVEDTSPKGRQSDILVTVMKVYQTRYDSVDWIYDIVCYIVDLVMPKPDDKFTSFDWIDILAFQPALYLRLMLSVDICLSKGRFPHHDELPHRLDDASPLDIDLPPLEHFDTSEMESLGSTSGVKEHDDSLSIMADSTPQHPCSSSEDGQPTLDDFAHWDCLGLFGTLIDTL, from the coding sequence ATGCTCGGCCGTGGCATAAAGGCTGTCCCTATTGAGGAGTCACGTTCACCAGAATACAGCGCCCAAGAGAGCTACCCGTCGACTGCAGAAACTCAGACAAACAGTCCCATTGTCAAGACTGTTTCCAACCCAAGCCCTGAAGAATTGGCGGTGGCAGCGGCGGGGGCTACCAGCCTAAACATCATGGACAATGAGACTCACCTATCGCACTTATCGCACGACCCTGCTGGCCCAGATCAAGTGCCTGCAGAAGATGATTCTACCGAAGAGACGATCGAAGAGATGACCGAAGATCCAATGGGCCTGGAGAAATTGCTGGAGTTAAATATGGAGAACTCTATTCGTGCCGCTCTGGGTGAGGTGTACGATTCTAGAATCTTCGGTTTCTTAGCAAGCGTCCAAGTTCCTTTCAGTTACTATCCCTTCGTCGATTTCGCTTGTTTGGGCGCTCTCCCATCGACAGATGTTGCTTTCCTCGAATCTCAGGGTAGCCTGCATCTCCCTGCCCGTATCCTGCTCGACGAATTTATGCAACATTACTTCCTTCACATCCACCCGGTCTTACCCCTTATCGACGAAGGCGACTTCTGGGCAGCCTATCAGCAGAGATTAGGGGGGTTCTCCACGACGACACTATCCTTGCCAGTTCTGCACGCGATGCTATTCGCATCGTGCACTTTCGTTTGCGATACCACCGTGATGCGGCTGGGTTACTCCGACATTCGGTCAATGAGAGCATCATTCTTTCGACGAGCCAAGCTCCTGCTAGACTTTGGGGCAGATTCATCCCATCTCTCTTCAGCGCAGGcggcccttcttctctcatTTTCATCCATGTCAGCCAAGAAGAAAGTCGACACGTCGTGGCTCACTAGCGCCATCGAAAATGCCAGACTCGCCGACGCCCCCCAGTACTCTGCAACATCTGTCTCGGTCGATATTACACAGAAACGTCTACTCAAGAGAGTATGGTGGTGCTGTATCATTCGGGACCGGTCTCTAAGCCTCTTAATGAGGCGTCCAATTCTCATAACAAAGGATGACTTTGACTTCACAGCCAATCGTCTTGAACTCTGTGACTTTGAGGACGAATTCGAAAGATCAAAGGTGTACAACGCTGCTACGAAAAAGACACTTGCCCGAATTCTCATCCGAACAGTTGACCTCTTCGTGGCCCTCACAGACACATTGGCACTGGTATTCTCGTGTGATTGCACCAAGGCAATGTCTCCTGCGCGAAGTGCCGAGGTCTCAAAATGCGTCCATCAAGGTAAACAGCACCTGCATAGGTGGTATACAGACACAAGTAAGGAGCTGCCAGAGCAGGTCTTTGTTacgatggcgacgacaagCTCCTTGGTAGAACCAGAAACGCCCCACGATTCGATTCAGCTCTACATGAATCTCATGTTCATGTACTATCACACTGCACGCATAATTCTTTGCAACTTCGAAGTGCTCCATCATTGCGTCTCCCAACGATCTACTGGTATCTCTCAGTCCTCCCTACCCGTCATCTACAAGAACTTGCACGATTTACAAGATGCGACTTGTGGCCTCTCCAGTTGCCACAGCACACTCGTCGAGCGAGACCTGGTCCAATGGCTTCCCAACTCTGCTGTTGGCTGTACAGTCCTGcccctcatcctcaacatcatcgacgaTAAATGTTGCGAATCCGCATTCCAGTTCCAATCCCGCTTAGTCGAAGATACTTCCCCAAAGGGACGCCAGTCAGATATCTTGGTCACAGTTATGAAAGTCTATCAAACCAGATATGACAGTGTGGATTGGATATATGACATCGTTTGTTATATCGTCGACCTTGTCATGCCAAAGCCCGATGACAAATTCACAAGTTTCGACTGGATCGACATCCTAGCCTTTCAACCCGCCCTATATCTTCGGCTCATGTTGAGCGTGGATATCTGCCTAAGCAAAGGACGCTTTCCGCATCATGATGAGTTACCTCATCGTCTTGACGACGCTTCTCCGCTAGATATCGATCTGCCGCCCCTGGAACATTTTGACACGAGCGAGATGGAAAGTCTAGGCTCAACCAGTGGAGTCAAAGAGCACGATGATTCTCTTTCAATCATGGCAGATTCAACACCGCAGCATCCATGTAGCAGCTCCGAGGACGGCCAACCTACACTCGATGATTTTGCACACTGGGATTGTCTAGGCTTATTCGGCACCCTGATTGATACTTTATAG